A genome region from Chloroflexota bacterium includes the following:
- the rplC gene encoding 50S ribosomal protein L3, with protein MVQGIIGKKLGMSQVFRDNGTLSAVTAIEAGPCTVTRVKTTEKDGYNAVQLGFGEVKRLNSSQRGHLKELGHFKYLREFRLDDIKDIEEGQKIDTSLFKSGDLVDITGLSKGKGFAGVVKKYGFAGGPKTHGQSDRHRARGSIGAGTSPGRVFKGLRMAGHMGDQRVTARNLEVFEADPERNLLLIKGAVPGAKNGLLLIKKARRGK; from the coding sequence ATGGTACAGGGAATTATCGGTAAAAAATTGGGCATGTCTCAGGTGTTCCGTGACAATGGCACACTCTCCGCGGTAACCGCCATTGAGGCCGGGCCGTGCACCGTTACACGGGTGAAAACGACGGAAAAAGATGGTTATAACGCCGTTCAGCTCGGCTTTGGTGAGGTCAAACGACTCAACTCATCGCAGCGCGGGCACCTCAAGGAACTTGGCCATTTTAAATATCTCCGTGAATTCAGGCTGGATGATATCAAGGACATTGAAGAGGGACAGAAGATTGACACCAGCCTTTTTAAGTCAGGTGACCTGGTTGATATTACCGGTCTATCAAAAGGTAAAGGCTTTGCCGGCGTGGTCAAAAAGTATGGCTTTGCCGGCGGGCCCAAAACGCATGGTCAGTCTGACCGACATCGCGCCCGGGGTTCAATTGGCGCCGGTACCTCGCCTGGCCGTGTTTTTAAAGGATTGCGTATGGCTGGCCACATGGGTGACCAGCGCGTGACGGCGCGCAACCTTGAGGTGTTTGAAGCCGACCCGGAACGCAATCTCCTGCTGATAAAGGGGGCCGTACCGGGTGCCAAGAACGGCCTGTTGCTGATAAAGAAGGCAAGGAGGGGGAAGTAA